One part of the [Pantoea] beijingensis genome encodes these proteins:
- the pncA gene encoding bifunctional nicotinamidase/pyrazinamidase translates to MPQRALVLIDLQNDFCAGGALAVQQGDEVIVIANQLAQQFRQRGDLVIATQDWHPADHGSFASVAQQPIGEVGELNGLSQRWWPDHAVQHTPGADFHPDLDVSVFDAVFRKGEYADVDSYSAFFDNGHQRQTQLHSWLQQRGISSLVMMGLATDYCVKFSVLDALALGYNVEVIRQGCRGVNTLPEDSNNALREMATRGATVL, encoded by the coding sequence ATGCCGCAACGAGCGCTGGTATTGATCGATTTACAAAATGACTTTTGCGCCGGCGGCGCACTCGCCGTGCAGCAAGGTGACGAAGTAATTGTTATCGCGAATCAACTGGCGCAACAATTCAGGCAACGTGGCGATTTAGTTATCGCTACCCAGGATTGGCACCCTGCTGATCATGGGAGTTTTGCTTCGGTAGCACAGCAACCTATTGGCGAGGTGGGAGAATTAAACGGGCTATCCCAGAGATGGTGGCCCGACCACGCTGTCCAGCACACGCCTGGAGCTGACTTCCACCCGGATCTTGATGTTTCCGTATTTGATGCTGTCTTTCGCAAAGGTGAATATGCCGATGTTGACAGTTACAGTGCCTTCTTTGATAACGGCCATCAACGACAAACTCAGCTTCACAGCTGGCTGCAACAACGCGGCATAAGCTCGCTGGTCATGATGGGGCTGGCGACCGACTATTGCGTGAAATTCAGCGTACTCGACGCACTGGCATTGGGTTACAACGTTGAAGTCATTCGTCAAGGCTGCCGTGGGGTAAATACTCTTCCGGAAGACAGCAACAACGCGTTACGTGAAATGGCAACGCGTGGCGCGACTGTGCTGTAA
- the ansA gene encoding asparaginase produces MQKKSIYVAYTGGTIGMQRSTQGYIPVSGHLQRQLANMPEFHRPEMPDFTIHEYCPLIDSSDMTPEDWQSIADDIQQNYDDYDGFVILHGTDTMAFTASALSFMLENLAKPVIVTGSQIPLEALRSDGQQNLLNALYVAANYPVNEVSLFFNNTLFRGNRTTKAHADGFNAFDSPNLQPLLEAGIHIRRLHTTPLPQQQGTLIVHPITPQPIGVVTLYPGISADVVRNFLRQPVKALILRSYGVGNAPQNAEFLQELRDAATRGIVVVNLTQCMSGKVNMGGYATGNALALAGVISGFDLTVEATLTKLHFLLSQNLSTAEVRREMQRNLRGELTPDE; encoded by the coding sequence ATGCAAAAAAAATCCATCTACGTTGCCTATACCGGCGGCACTATTGGTATGCAACGTTCAACGCAGGGCTATATCCCGGTCTCTGGTCATCTGCAACGCCAACTGGCTAATATGCCGGAATTCCACCGCCCTGAGATGCCTGATTTTACCATTCATGAGTATTGCCCCCTGATCGACTCATCAGATATGACGCCTGAGGACTGGCAATCTATTGCTGATGATATTCAGCAAAATTACGATGATTATGATGGTTTCGTCATCCTTCACGGCACAGATACTATGGCTTTCACCGCATCTGCGCTCTCTTTTATGCTGGAAAATCTGGCAAAACCGGTTATCGTGACAGGGTCACAAATACCGCTTGAAGCTCTACGATCTGATGGTCAACAGAACTTGCTCAACGCGCTGTATGTCGCCGCCAATTATCCTGTTAATGAAGTGTCACTTTTCTTCAACAACACACTTTTTCGCGGTAATCGCACAACCAAAGCTCATGCCGATGGCTTTAATGCTTTTGATTCGCCCAACCTTCAGCCGCTGCTGGAGGCAGGAATTCATATTCGCCGGTTGCATACTACGCCGTTACCACAGCAGCAGGGAACGTTGATCGTGCATCCGATCACGCCCCAACCGATTGGCGTGGTGACGCTTTATCCTGGTATTTCCGCTGATGTCGTGCGTAACTTCTTACGCCAGCCCGTAAAAGCCTTGATTCTGCGATCTTATGGTGTGGGCAATGCGCCACAGAATGCGGAGTTCTTGCAGGAGCTGCGGGATGCCGCCACCCGTGGGATCGTAGTCGTCAATCTGACACAGTGTATGTCGGGCAAAGTGAATATGGGCGGTTATGCTACCGGTAATGCCCTGGCGCTGGCCGGGGTCATCAGCGGTTTTGATTTAACGGTGGAAGCAACACTGACTAAATTGCACTTTCTGCTGAGCCAGAATCTTTCCACGGCCGAGGTTCGTCGCGAAATGCAACGTAACCTGCGTGGTGAACTTACCCCCGATGAATAA
- the sppA gene encoding signal peptide peptidase SppA codes for MHVLWRIIASFFKWTWRVLNFFREFILNLFLIFLIIICVGIYFQVKSSNTPAEEPRGALKVDLTGVIVDQPAVSNRLSKIGRQLLGANTDRLKENSLFDVIDAIRQGKDDKNITGMVLDLRDFAGADQPSLQYVGKALREFRDSGKPIYATADSYTQAQYYLASFANKVYLSPQGTVDLHGFATNGLYYKSLLDKLKVTSHVFRVGTYKSAVEPFLRDDMSPAARDADSRWIGELWQNYLNTIAANRAITTQQAFPGAQGLLDGLQKVNGDSAAYARDNKLVDELASRADVDQQLVKTFGLNKQDNDYNSISIYDYPIKSSEAKGSGNIAVIMANGAIMDGQETPGAVGGDTTAKQIRDARLDDKIKAIILRVNSPGGSVSASETIREELAAARAAGKPVVVSMGGMAASGGYWISTPANYIIASPSTLTGSIGIFGVINTFQNSLDAIGVHTDGVSTSPLADVATIKALPPEFQQIMQLTIENGYRNFIDLVAKSRNKTPEQIDEIAQGHVWTGSDAKTNGLVDALGDFDDAVAKTAELAKLKNYQLVWSQDDASLVDVILGQMDASARAALPEALKAYLPVPMVDMMSVVKKQSGLFDNMNDPQNRYALCLTCSDIR; via the coding sequence ATGCACGTTTTGTGGCGAATTATCGCGAGTTTTTTCAAATGGACATGGCGAGTGCTGAACTTCTTTCGTGAGTTCATTCTGAACCTGTTTCTTATTTTTCTTATTATTATCTGCGTTGGCATCTATTTTCAGGTTAAAAGTAGTAATACTCCCGCCGAAGAGCCCCGTGGTGCTTTAAAAGTCGATTTAACCGGGGTTATTGTCGATCAACCAGCTGTCAGTAACCGCTTAAGTAAAATTGGCCGCCAATTGCTGGGCGCAAATACCGATCGCCTTAAAGAAAATTCACTATTTGATGTTATTGATGCCATTCGTCAGGGTAAAGACGATAAAAATATTACCGGGATGGTGTTAGATCTGCGCGACTTTGCCGGTGCAGATCAACCGTCTCTGCAATATGTAGGTAAAGCACTGCGTGAATTCCGTGACAGCGGCAAACCCATTTATGCAACAGCTGATAGCTATACCCAGGCACAGTATTATCTGGCCAGTTTCGCCAATAAGGTTTATCTGTCGCCGCAGGGTACGGTTGATCTGCATGGATTTGCCACTAACGGATTGTATTACAAATCGTTACTCGACAAACTGAAAGTCACTTCGCATGTTTTCCGTGTAGGAACGTACAAATCTGCCGTTGAACCTTTCCTGCGGGATGATATGTCCCCTGCCGCACGTGATGCCGACAGCCGTTGGATCGGTGAGCTATGGCAGAACTACCTGAATACTATTGCTGCCAACCGCGCAATTACAACACAGCAGGCATTCCCTGGTGCACAGGGCTTACTGGACGGTTTACAAAAGGTCAACGGTGACAGCGCTGCTTATGCCCGGGATAACAAACTGGTTGATGAGCTGGCTTCTCGCGCGGATGTTGATCAACAGTTGGTGAAAACCTTCGGATTAAATAAGCAGGATAATGATTACAACAGTATCAGTATTTATGACTATCCAATAAAAAGCAGCGAGGCCAAGGGTAGCGGCAATATTGCGGTTATCATGGCAAATGGCGCTATTATGGACGGGCAGGAAACCCCGGGAGCCGTAGGAGGTGATACCACTGCGAAGCAAATTCGCGATGCCCGCCTTGACGATAAAATTAAAGCCATCATTTTGCGTGTTAACAGCCCTGGAGGCAGCGTCAGCGCGTCAGAAACGATTCGCGAAGAGCTGGCCGCGGCACGCGCTGCCGGAAAACCGGTGGTGGTATCAATGGGCGGCATGGCTGCATCCGGAGGATACTGGATTTCAACACCGGCCAACTATATTATCGCGAGTCCCAGCACTCTCACGGGTTCCATTGGTATCTTCGGCGTGATCAATACCTTTCAGAACTCACTGGATGCGATTGGTGTACATACCGATGGCGTGTCGACCTCACCGCTAGCCGACGTAGCCACGATTAAAGCGCTCCCCCCTGAATTTCAGCAAATCATGCAGCTCACGATCGAAAACGGCTACAGGAACTTTATTGATTTGGTTGCTAAATCACGCAATAAGACACCCGAGCAGATCGATGAAATCGCCCAAGGTCACGTCTGGACGGGTAGCGATGCGAAAACAAATGGGCTGGTCGATGCGCTGGGTGATTTTGATGATGCTGTCGCAAAAACGGCCGAATTGGCTAAGTTAAAAAATTACCAACTGGTTTGGTCACAGGACGATGCGAGCCTGGTTGACGTTATTCTCGGACAGATGGATGCCTCTGCTCGTGCTGCCCTTCCTGAAGCCCTGAAGGCTTATCTGCCGGTCCCTATGGTAGATATGATGAGCGTGGTGAAAAAACAGTCCGGTCTGTTTGATAATATGAACGATCCGCAAAATCGCTATGCGCTCTGTCTGACCTGCAGCGACATACGCTAA
- a CDS encoding NAD(P)H nitroreductase yields MDALELLINRRSASRLAGPAPAGEALQNILRAGMRAPDHGTLQPWRFFIIENEGRDRFSALLENAAIANQMDEKAVEKAKQSPYRAPMIITVVAHCEEHHKVPQWEQLVSAGCAVMAMQMAAAAQGFNGIWRSGDWTENALVRAAFNCREQDAIVGFLYLGTPQLKSSTTVLPPDTSSFVSYF; encoded by the coding sequence ATGGATGCATTGGAATTATTGATTAACCGTCGTTCAGCCTCGCGCTTAGCCGGGCCTGCACCCGCAGGTGAAGCGTTACAGAACATCTTGCGTGCAGGTATGCGGGCACCGGATCATGGTACGCTGCAGCCATGGCGCTTTTTTATTATTGAAAATGAAGGACGAGACCGTTTCAGTGCGCTGCTGGAAAACGCTGCGATCGCTAACCAGATGGATGAAAAAGCGGTCGAGAAAGCGAAACAATCGCCGTATCGGGCGCCAATGATTATCACTGTTGTGGCGCATTGTGAAGAACACCACAAGGTGCCGCAGTGGGAACAGCTTGTCTCTGCCGGTTGTGCGGTAATGGCGATGCAGATGGCCGCTGCGGCCCAAGGATTTAATGGTATCTGGCGCAGTGGTGACTGGACGGAAAATGCGCTGGTTCGCGCGGCATTTAATTGCCGTGAACAGGATGCAATTGTGGGATTTCTGTATTTAGGTACGCCTCAGCTTAAGTCTTCAACTACCGTTTTACCGCCTGATACTTCTTCGTTCGTCAGTTATTTCTAA
- the selD gene encoding selenide, water dikinase SelD, with translation MNDHAIRLTQYSHGAGCGCKISPKVLETILHSEQGVFHDPNLLVGNETRDDAAVYDLGNGTAVVSTTDFFMPIVDDPFDFGRIAATNAISDIYAMGGKPIMAIAILGWPIGTLAPEIARQVIEGGRHACKEAGISLAGGHSIDAPEPIFGLAVTGIVDSARVKKNSGAQPGCKLFLSKPLGIGVLTTAEKKAQLRPEHYGLATQVMCQLNSAGTRFAELDGITAMTDVTGFGLLGHLSEMCQGSGVQATLWFDAIPRLPGVDEYIAAGCVPGGTGRNFESYGHLIGHMSEAQRKLLCDPQTSGGLLLAVLPEAESALHEIAASCHLTLTAIGELLPAEEARSLIEIQS, from the coding sequence ATGAACGATCACGCTATTCGTCTTACGCAATACAGCCATGGTGCAGGTTGCGGCTGTAAGATCTCGCCGAAAGTGTTGGAAACCATTTTGCATAGCGAGCAGGGTGTTTTTCACGATCCGAACCTGCTAGTTGGCAATGAAACACGCGATGATGCTGCCGTATACGATCTGGGCAACGGAACTGCTGTGGTTAGCACGACGGATTTCTTTATGCCGATCGTTGATGATCCCTTCGATTTTGGTCGTATTGCCGCTACCAACGCAATCAGTGACATTTATGCAATGGGTGGGAAACCTATCATGGCCATTGCAATTTTGGGCTGGCCGATCGGTACGCTGGCACCTGAGATCGCGCGTCAAGTTATTGAAGGCGGGCGGCACGCTTGCAAAGAGGCGGGTATAAGCCTTGCCGGTGGGCATTCCATCGACGCACCTGAACCAATTTTTGGCCTTGCGGTTACCGGCATTGTAGACAGTGCACGGGTGAAAAAAAACAGCGGGGCTCAACCCGGTTGCAAGTTGTTCCTGAGCAAACCACTCGGGATTGGTGTGCTCACGACTGCAGAGAAAAAAGCGCAGTTGCGACCGGAGCATTATGGCTTGGCGACCCAAGTCATGTGTCAGTTGAACAGCGCGGGAACCCGTTTTGCGGAACTGGACGGTATAACGGCGATGACAGACGTTACTGGTTTTGGTCTATTGGGGCATCTCAGTGAAATGTGTCAGGGCTCGGGCGTGCAGGCAACGCTATGGTTTGATGCAATTCCACGTTTACCTGGCGTTGATGAGTATATTGCCGCCGGATGTGTTCCTGGCGGTACTGGACGCAACTTCGAAAGTTACGGCCATTTAATCGGCCACATGAGTGAAGCGCAGCGTAAATTGCTCTGTGATCCGCAAACGTCTGGTGGACTTCTACTTGCTGTATTGCCTGAGGCGGAATCGGCCCTGCATGAGATAGCTGCATCATGTCACCTGACGTTAACGGCGATTGGAGAGTTGTTGCCAGCCGAAGAGGCGCGTTCTTTAATAGAGATTCAATCGTGA
- a CDS encoding DNA topoisomerase III: MRLFIAEKPSLARAIADVLPKPHRRGDGYIACGNDQVVTWCVGHLLEQAQPDSYDSRFARWSLIDLPIVPEKWQLKPRPSVAKQLNVIKGLLGQATEVIHAGDPDREGQLLVDEVLDYLALPPEKREKVQRCLINDLNPQAVERAVGRLRENREFIPLCVSALARARADWLYGINMTRAYTLLGRNAGYDGVLSVGRVQTPVLGLVVRRDEEIENFVAKDFFEVKAHIVTPKEERFVALWQPSDACEPYQDEEGRLLHRALAEHVVGRIGGQPAQVTSYNDKRENDTAPLPFSLSSLQIEAAKRFGLSAQTVLDTCQRLYETHKLITYPRSDSRYLPEEHFAGRHAVLNAINIHQPALTAPADFDSDRKNRCWDDKKVDAHHAIIPTARSNSSHLTENESNIYGLIARQYLMQFCPDAVYRKCVIELDIVGGKFIAKARFLAEAGWRTLLGSKERDEENDGTPLPVVVKGDGLLCERGEVVEKQTQPPRPFTDATLLSAMTGIARFVQDKDLKKILRATDGLGTEATRAGIIELLFKRSFLYKKGRYIHSSEPGRALIHSLPEMAARPDMTAQWESTLTKISEKQCRYQDFMHPLVETLYSLIHQARQQPAAHAFRGLPAASKNKKPRRNKVAKAQDAGKRSGSAPEAGV, translated from the coding sequence ATGCGCCTCTTTATTGCTGAAAAACCCAGTTTAGCCCGCGCAATTGCGGATGTTCTGCCAAAGCCCCATCGCCGTGGGGATGGTTATATCGCATGTGGTAACGATCAGGTTGTTACCTGGTGTGTAGGGCATCTCCTTGAACAGGCTCAGCCGGATAGCTACGACAGCCGTTTTGCGCGCTGGTCGCTGATTGATCTTCCTATCGTACCGGAAAAATGGCAGCTGAAGCCGCGTCCCTCAGTGGCAAAGCAGCTGAATGTGATAAAAGGGTTGCTTGGACAGGCCACCGAAGTTATCCACGCAGGCGATCCGGACCGCGAAGGGCAATTGCTGGTGGATGAAGTTCTGGATTACCTGGCATTGCCACCGGAAAAACGTGAAAAGGTTCAGCGCTGTCTGATTAATGATCTTAACCCGCAGGCTGTGGAGCGTGCGGTAGGGCGCCTGCGAGAAAATCGTGAGTTTATACCGCTATGTGTTTCTGCGCTGGCACGTGCACGTGCCGACTGGTTATATGGGATTAATATGACGCGAGCCTACACGTTACTCGGGCGTAACGCGGGCTATGACGGTGTATTGTCGGTTGGACGGGTGCAAACGCCCGTATTAGGCTTGGTCGTTCGGCGCGATGAAGAGATTGAAAATTTCGTCGCGAAAGATTTTTTTGAGGTGAAAGCACATATCGTCACCCCGAAAGAGGAGCGGTTTGTCGCCTTATGGCAACCCAGTGACGCTTGCGAGCCCTATCAGGATGAGGAAGGGCGCCTACTACATCGAGCGCTGGCGGAACATGTTGTCGGTCGGATTGGCGGTCAACCCGCACAGGTTACCAGCTATAATGACAAGCGAGAGAATGATACTGCACCGTTGCCGTTTTCCTTGTCAAGTTTGCAAATAGAAGCGGCAAAGCGCTTCGGATTGAGCGCTCAGACGGTACTTGATACCTGCCAGCGTCTTTATGAAACCCATAAGCTGATTACCTACCCACGTTCAGACAGCCGTTATTTACCGGAAGAGCATTTTGCCGGACGTCATGCTGTTCTGAATGCGATTAACATTCATCAGCCCGCTCTTACGGCACCTGCTGATTTTGACAGCGATCGCAAAAATCGGTGTTGGGATGATAAAAAGGTCGATGCTCACCACGCAATTATCCCAACCGCCAGAAGCAATAGTTCGCACCTGACAGAAAATGAATCCAATATTTATGGGCTGATTGCCCGACAATATCTGATGCAGTTTTGCCCTGATGCGGTATATCGCAAATGCGTTATTGAGTTAGATATCGTCGGTGGCAAATTTATTGCCAAGGCGCGTTTCCTCGCAGAGGCAGGTTGGCGCACTCTGTTGGGAAGCAAAGAACGTGATGAGGAGAACGATGGTACGCCGCTCCCTGTGGTAGTGAAAGGAGATGGGCTACTGTGTGAGCGAGGAGAAGTGGTGGAAAAGCAGACACAGCCCCCAAGGCCGTTTACCGATGCCACATTACTTTCAGCTATGACCGGGATTGCACGCTTCGTTCAGGATAAAGACCTAAAGAAAATACTGCGGGCGACAGATGGTCTGGGCACCGAAGCCACGCGTGCCGGCATTATTGAACTACTTTTTAAGCGTAGCTTTCTGTACAAGAAGGGGCGTTATATTCATTCGAGTGAGCCTGGACGCGCGTTAATTCATTCACTTCCTGAAATGGCTGCCAGGCCAGATATGACTGCCCAGTGGGAATCCACACTAACCAAAATTAGTGAAAAACAGTGTCGCTATCAGGATTTTATGCATCCTCTGGTTGAGACGCTGTACAGTCTGATACATCAGGCGCGCCAGCAGCCAGCAGCTCATGCATTTAGGGGGTTGCCGGCAGCAAGCAAGAATAAAAAACCTCGCCGGAATAAAGTAGCGAAGGCTCAGGATGCAGGTAAACGATCAGGCAGTGCGCCGGAGGCGGGGGTTTAA
- the xthA gene encoding exodeoxyribonuclease III: MKFVSFNINGLRARPHQLEAIIEQHQPDVIGLQETKVHDDMFPLEEVSKLGYHVFYHGQKGHYGVALLTKEQPIMVRRGFPGDDEDAQRRLIMAELATPLGILTVINGYFPQGESRDHPTKFPAKDKFYRDLQDYLENHLQPENPVLVMGDVNISATDLDIGIGEENRKRWLRTGKCSFLPEEREWMNRLMDWGLVDTWRQQHPDTTDRFSWFDYRSKGFDDNRGLRIDLVLASNPLAERCVATGIDYEIRSMEKPSDHAPIWAEFTL, encoded by the coding sequence ATGAAATTTGTTTCTTTCAATATCAATGGCCTACGCGCCCGTCCTCATCAGCTTGAAGCCATTATCGAACAGCACCAGCCAGATGTTATTGGCCTGCAGGAAACCAAAGTCCACGATGATATGTTTCCACTCGAAGAGGTAAGTAAGCTGGGATATCACGTTTTCTATCACGGGCAAAAAGGCCATTATGGCGTAGCGCTTCTCACCAAAGAACAACCCATTATGGTACGTCGCGGTTTTCCCGGTGATGATGAAGACGCTCAACGTCGTCTGATTATGGCTGAGCTGGCTACGCCGCTCGGCATTCTGACTGTAATTAACGGATACTTTCCGCAAGGGGAAAGTCGCGACCATCCGACAAAATTCCCTGCCAAAGATAAATTCTATCGAGACTTGCAGGATTATCTTGAAAATCATCTCCAGCCAGAAAACCCGGTACTCGTTATGGGTGATGTCAATATAAGCGCAACGGACCTTGATATCGGCATTGGGGAAGAGAATCGTAAACGCTGGCTGCGAACCGGCAAGTGTTCGTTCCTGCCTGAAGAGCGCGAATGGATGAATCGTCTTATGGACTGGGGGTTGGTGGATACCTGGCGTCAGCAGCACCCAGATACCACCGACCGCTTTTCGTGGTTTGATTACCGCTCAAAAGGTTTTGATGATAATCGCGGTCTACGCATCGATCTGGTTCTGGCCAGTAATCCGCTCGCTGAACGATGCGTTGCAACCGGTATTGATTACGAGATCCGCAGCATGGAAAAACCTTCCGATCACGCCCCGATTTGGGCTGAGTTTACGCTTTAA
- the purU gene encoding formyltetrahydrofolate deformylase, producing MQPLQRKVLRTICPDAKGLIAKITNICYKHELNIVQNNEFVDHRTGRFFMRTELEGIFNDNTLLADLDSALPEGSVRELNSAGRRRIVILVTKEAHCLGDLLMKCAYGGLDVEIAAVIGNHETLRTLVERFDIPFILVSHEGYTREEHDSKMAVEIDRFQPDYVVLAKYMRVLTPGFVQRYPNQIINIHHSFLPAFIGARPYHQAYERGVKIIGATAHYVNDNLDEGPIIMQDVIHVDHTYTAEDMMRAGRDVEKNALSRALYKVLAQRVFVYGNRTIIL from the coding sequence GTGCAACCGCTACAACGAAAAGTCTTACGTACAATTTGCCCCGATGCAAAAGGCCTTATCGCGAAAATTACCAATATTTGCTATAAGCATGAGCTCAATATTGTTCAGAATAACGAATTTGTCGACCATCGTACCGGGCGCTTTTTCATGCGCACCGAGTTGGAAGGCATTTTCAATGACAATACGCTGCTGGCGGATCTTGACAGTGCGTTGCCAGAAGGCTCCGTACGCGAACTGAACTCAGCAGGCCGCCGTCGGATTGTCATCCTGGTGACCAAGGAGGCGCATTGCCTTGGCGATCTATTGATGAAATGTGCTTATGGCGGGCTGGATGTAGAAATCGCTGCCGTTATCGGCAATCACGAAACGCTTCGCACACTGGTAGAGCGCTTCGATATTCCGTTTATTCTGGTTAGTCACGAAGGTTATACCCGCGAAGAACATGACAGTAAAATGGCGGTAGAGATCGATCGGTTTCAACCCGATTATGTTGTTCTGGCTAAATATATGCGCGTGTTAACACCGGGGTTTGTGCAGCGTTACCCGAACCAGATTATCAATATCCACCATTCCTTCCTTCCCGCGTTTATCGGCGCTCGTCCTTATCACCAGGCTTATGAGCGAGGCGTAAAAATCATCGGCGCTACGGCGCACTACGTTAATGATAATCTCGATGAGGGCCCTATCATTATGCAAGACGTCATCCACGTCGATCACACCTATACCGCTGAAGATATGATGCGTGCAGGGCGTGATGTCGAGAAAAACGCCCTCAGTAGAGCGTTATACAAGGTACTGGCACAACGTGTCTTTGTGTACGGTAACCGCACTATCATTTTATGA
- a CDS encoding YchJ family protein, whose protein sequence is MSEKCPCCSGLEYNACCKSFLNGAIAPSTAEQLMRSRYTAYAKQNIEWLISTWHRSTRAPQLQADIEASFDHTKWLNLNVVSTEAGSHDNEAFVTFFARFLENHKNGAIHERSRFVREDQRWYYIDGTHPQLGRNDRCPCGSEKKHKKCCGQ, encoded by the coding sequence GTGTCTGAAAAATGCCCATGCTGTAGCGGACTTGAGTATAACGCATGTTGTAAATCCTTTCTGAATGGGGCAATTGCGCCCTCTACTGCTGAGCAGTTGATGAGATCGCGTTATACCGCTTACGCGAAGCAGAATATTGAATGGCTGATATCCACCTGGCATCGCAGCACTCGCGCTCCCCAGCTGCAAGCCGATATTGAGGCGAGTTTTGACCATACTAAGTGGCTTAACCTGAATGTAGTCTCTACTGAAGCAGGAAGCCATGATAACGAAGCTTTCGTTACTTTTTTTGCGCGTTTCCTCGAAAACCATAAAAACGGGGCGATTCACGAACGTTCACGCTTTGTCCGCGAAGATCAACGCTGGTACTATATTGACGGCACGCACCCACAATTGGGTCGAAACGATCGCTGCCCTTGTGGTTCTGAAAAAAAACACAAAAAATGTTGCGGTCAGTAA
- the rssA gene encoding patatin-like phospholipase RssA, with the protein MRQVKIGLALGSGAAKGWAHIGVINALEKAGIEIDVVAGCSVGALVGAAYASERLPLMEKWVRSFGYWDVIRLMDFSWRRGGLLRGERVFKHVKRLIEHEQIEQCKMRFGAVTTNLSTGRELWLTEGDLHQAVRASCSMPGLLAPVSYNGYWLVDGAVVNPVPISLTRALGADIVIAVDLQHDAHLMQQDLLSVSPQAMEKNATAEPVTTWSGKLRQQLSRMSQRRVNHTPGAMEIMTTSIQVLENRLKRNRMAGDPPDVLIQPFCPQISTLDFHRADEAITAGREAVEKKMDELLPLVRNR; encoded by the coding sequence ATGAGACAGGTAAAAATAGGACTTGCGCTGGGTTCAGGCGCAGCCAAAGGATGGGCACACATCGGCGTGATCAATGCGCTTGAGAAGGCTGGTATTGAAATCGATGTGGTTGCAGGTTGCTCGGTCGGCGCGTTAGTCGGCGCTGCTTATGCCAGCGAACGCTTACCGTTAATGGAAAAATGGGTACGTTCTTTTGGCTATTGGGACGTTATTAGGCTCATGGATTTTTCATGGCGGCGTGGGGGGTTATTGCGGGGAGAACGTGTATTTAAACACGTAAAACGTCTGATTGAACATGAGCAGATTGAACAGTGCAAAATGCGCTTTGGCGCTGTTACGACTAATCTAAGTACCGGGCGTGAGTTATGGCTTACCGAGGGCGATCTGCACCAGGCCGTGCGAGCTTCATGCAGTATGCCAGGCTTATTGGCGCCAGTCAGCTACAATGGATATTGGCTGGTGGATGGTGCTGTTGTTAACCCCGTCCCTATTTCGTTAACCCGCGCGCTGGGGGCTGATATTGTCATCGCAGTGGATCTTCAACATGATGCGCACTTAATGCAGCAGGATTTATTATCGGTATCGCCGCAGGCGATGGAAAAGAACGCGACCGCAGAGCCTGTGACCACATGGAGTGGGAAGTTGCGCCAACAGTTGTCCAGAATGTCTCAGCGTCGGGTAAATCACACGCCGGGTGCCATGGAAATTATGACCACCTCGATTCAAGTATTGGAAAACCGTTTGAAACGTAATCGAATGGCGGGTGACCCGCCTGATGTACTCATTCAACCTTTTTGTCCGCAGATCTCAACGCTCGATTTTCATCGTGCTGATGAGGCAATCACAGCAGGCAGAGAGGCTGTAGAAAAAAAAATGGATGAACTATTACCACTTGTTCGAAACAGATAG